A window of Carboxydocella sporoproducens DSM 16521 contains these coding sequences:
- a CDS encoding ComEA family DNA-binding protein, producing MVRKVIIGLCAGLACFLLGWQTGRLVEKEPAAMVLKADKLLNQVKLPVDASLVPAAQPRVEEEKQEQSLTEVKKEAPKKVQTRTKIKNNQQTQQVVNINQATAEELENLPGIGPALARRIVEYRNQHGLFTDKEQLLAVPGIGPKKMVELRPRVRI from the coding sequence TTGGTCAGGAAAGTCATCATTGGTCTCTGTGCCGGTTTGGCCTGCTTTTTACTGGGCTGGCAAACCGGGCGGCTGGTGGAAAAAGAGCCGGCAGCCATGGTGCTAAAGGCGGACAAGCTCTTGAACCAGGTTAAACTGCCGGTTGATGCCAGCCTGGTGCCCGCAGCTCAGCCCCGGGTGGAGGAAGAAAAGCAAGAGCAATCCCTGACGGAGGTAAAAAAGGAGGCGCCGAAAAAGGTACAGACCAGAACAAAAATTAAAAATAACCAGCAAACGCAGCAGGTGGTGAACATTAATCAGGCTACCGCTGAGGAACTGGAGAATCTGCCTGGTATCGGTCCGGCCCTGGCCCGGCGAATAGTGGAATATCGCAATCAGCATGGTCTTTTTACTGATAAAGAGCAGTTACTGGCTGTGCCGGGCATCGGGCCGAAAAAGATGGTGGAACTCCGGCCCCGGGTCAGGATATGA